A genomic segment from Segniliparus rotundus DSM 44985 encodes:
- a CDS encoding tyrosine-type recombinase/integrase, with protein sequence MNGEHSTASMKGKPNMTTPNANTPVRRNRRANVEDLWTKTVYEVDPATGKKTGKKVPSKLHGKGKRWRARYVDDYGQELTKAFDRKADAQVWLDKQVASLVQGTHVSAQDAKITVEQWCERWLKGYSGHRDASVKAAKVHINRINEEFGHRVLGSILPSDVKIWITNLRKEGLADSYIYSLHRRGRQIFGDAVHDRKLVENPFSRKTAPPRGKQKCYVISTETLWALYGELPRHLKTAVLLGAFVGLRIAEAGAALRTDMDFFKRVFNPVRQWPDEPLKSEMSNTPVPVSQEFVTLLSTTILPGDHTHLVTHDNGDPVAPRYIEQAIRELRESGKVDLPETFTFHDLRHYNASYLIASGADIKTVQTRLRHASAKTTLDTYGHLWPDADESSRDAMSAILAPQLHALGHSA encoded by the coding sequence ATGAACGGCGAGCATTCAACAGCCAGCATGAAAGGCAAGCCGAACATGACTACACCGAACGCCAACACGCCCGTCCGCCGCAACCGCCGCGCCAACGTCGAAGACCTCTGGACGAAGACCGTCTACGAGGTCGATCCGGCCACGGGGAAGAAGACCGGTAAGAAAGTGCCGTCGAAACTGCACGGCAAGGGCAAACGCTGGCGCGCCCGCTATGTGGACGATTATGGCCAAGAGCTGACCAAGGCGTTCGACCGCAAGGCCGATGCGCAAGTCTGGCTCGACAAGCAAGTCGCCAGCCTCGTTCAAGGCACCCATGTTTCCGCGCAAGATGCGAAGATCACAGTGGAACAGTGGTGCGAGCGGTGGTTAAAGGGCTATTCTGGCCACCGAGATGCATCAGTCAAAGCCGCCAAGGTGCATATCAATAGAATCAATGAAGAATTCGGCCACAGAGTTCTAGGAAGTATCCTGCCGTCAGATGTCAAAATCTGGATCACCAATTTGAGGAAAGAGGGGTTGGCAGATAGCTACATCTACTCTTTGCACCGCAGAGGCAGGCAGATCTTCGGCGATGCAGTGCATGACAGGAAACTGGTGGAGAACCCATTCTCTCGGAAGACCGCCCCTCCCCGTGGAAAACAGAAGTGCTACGTCATAAGCACAGAAACGCTATGGGCGCTCTACGGCGAGTTGCCTCGGCACTTGAAAACCGCTGTGCTCCTCGGTGCGTTCGTCGGACTGAGAATCGCTGAGGCTGGCGCTGCGTTGCGCACGGATATGGATTTCTTTAAGCGCGTGTTCAATCCGGTTCGGCAGTGGCCAGATGAGCCGTTAAAGTCGGAGATGAGCAACACGCCCGTCCCCGTGTCGCAAGAGTTCGTGACGCTGCTCTCAACGACGATCCTGCCGGGGGATCACACGCACTTGGTGACGCACGACAACGGCGACCCTGTAGCACCACGGTACATTGAGCAGGCTATACGGGAGCTTCGAGAGTCTGGCAAGGTTGATCTTCCAGAGACGTTCACGTTCCACGATCTGCGCCACTACAACGCTTCGTATCTGATCGCTAGCGGGGCGGACATCAAGACCGTACAAACTCGCTTGCGTCATGCTAGCGCCAAGACCACACTGGACACCTACGGCCATCTGTGGCCCGATGCCGACGAGTCAAGCCGAGATGCCATGAGCGCGATCCTCGCTCCTCAACTCCACGCCCTCGGTCACAGCGCATGA
- a CDS encoding MFS transporter has product MKFRWFFAARSASLFGSNAAPIALAFAVLEASHRSGDLGLVLAARSFALILLVLFGGVLSDRYPRDRVVLVGHLGAAATQAVAATILITGHFDLVAIMATEALNGALTALTGPGLYGMIGQVAPEGQVRKANALLGSTRQVATILGPSLGGLLVVTAGGGWALVLDAGCFLVAACCLAQLRLPKAGPEHPGGVFAELREGYGEFRTHTWIWTVVVGFAGLVFVQAGAWDVLGPVLAERSFGAQGWGLVLASEAMGFLVGNLVMYRLHIVKLMRLGQLCLVLTPLPLVPMALGAGLDWLLAASFFAGALFSVFGVAWDTSMQEHVPEEKLSRVASFDALGSWIAMPLGQVAALPLADFAGISCYLWAGAAVWCAMAVWPLFVPSLWHLEHGASKLGANSEGAHQPRGPMSAAEPADIGRSVGLTPLGPATSSAASPDRPPRR; this is encoded by the coding sequence GTGAAGTTCCGTTGGTTCTTCGCGGCGCGTTCGGCCTCGCTCTTCGGCAGCAACGCCGCCCCGATCGCGCTCGCCTTCGCCGTCCTTGAGGCCTCCCATCGCAGCGGCGACCTCGGTCTGGTGCTCGCCGCGCGCAGCTTCGCGCTCATCCTGCTCGTCCTCTTCGGCGGCGTGCTCTCCGACCGCTACCCCAGGGACCGGGTCGTGCTTGTGGGGCATCTCGGGGCTGCCGCCACCCAGGCGGTCGCCGCGACGATCCTCATCACGGGGCACTTTGACCTCGTCGCCATCATGGCGACCGAGGCGCTCAACGGGGCGCTCACCGCGCTCACCGGTCCGGGCCTCTACGGGATGATCGGCCAAGTGGCCCCCGAAGGCCAGGTGAGAAAGGCGAACGCGCTCCTCGGCTCCACCCGGCAAGTGGCGACGATCCTCGGCCCGAGTCTCGGCGGGCTTCTCGTGGTCACTGCCGGGGGAGGTTGGGCGCTCGTCCTCGACGCGGGGTGTTTTCTCGTCGCGGCGTGCTGCCTGGCGCAGCTGCGGCTGCCCAAAGCCGGGCCAGAACATCCGGGCGGGGTGTTCGCCGAGCTTCGTGAGGGCTATGGGGAATTTCGCACGCACACGTGGATTTGGACGGTGGTGGTCGGCTTCGCCGGGCTCGTCTTCGTGCAGGCCGGGGCGTGGGACGTGCTTGGCCCGGTGCTCGCCGAACGGAGCTTCGGGGCCCAGGGATGGGGTTTGGTGCTCGCCTCGGAGGCGATGGGGTTCCTCGTCGGGAACCTTGTCATGTACCGGCTGCACATCGTGAAGCTCATGCGCCTCGGGCAGCTCTGCCTCGTGCTCACCCCGCTGCCGCTGGTCCCGATGGCGCTGGGGGCGGGTTTGGACTGGCTTTTGGCCGCGAGTTTTTTCGCCGGGGCCTTGTTCAGCGTGTTCGGCGTCGCTTGGGACACCTCCATGCAGGAGCACGTTCCCGAGGAGAAACTGTCCAGGGTTGCTTCTTTTGACGCGCTCGGCTCTTGGATCGCCATGCCGCTCGGGCAAGTGGCGGCGTTGCCGTTGGCCGATTTCGCGGGGATCTCGTGCTACCTGTGGGCAGGCGCGGCGGTGTGGTGCGCCATGGCCGTGTGGCCGCTTTTTGTGCCGTCGCTGTGGCACTTGGAGCACGGCGCGAGCAAACTGGGCGCGAACTCGGAAGGCGCGCACCAGCCGAGGGGGCCGATGTCCGCCGCTGAACCGGCGGACATCGGCCGCTCTGTTGGGCTTACGCCTCTTGGGCCTGCCACATCCAGTGCTGCTTCTCCAGACCGTCCGCCACGGCGATGA
- a CDS encoding Dps family protein has protein sequence MSKIITSPLSEENKKTTAAALQDALVNLIDLSLIGKQAHWNVVGSNFRSVHLQLDELIDLARGFSDDVAERISAIGANANGLASTIVSSAKTKGFATDFTSTSEIVGGIVDNLKIVIDVVREGIDATEGSDPVSQDLLIAVADGLEKQHWMWQAQEA, from the coding sequence ATGTCCAAAATCATCACCAGCCCCCTCAGCGAAGAAAACAAAAAGACCACCGCGGCCGCGCTGCAGGACGCGCTCGTGAACCTCATCGACCTCTCCCTGATCGGCAAGCAGGCCCACTGGAACGTTGTGGGATCGAATTTCCGCTCCGTCCACCTGCAGCTCGACGAGCTCATCGACCTGGCCCGAGGCTTCTCCGATGATGTCGCCGAGCGGATTTCCGCCATCGGCGCGAACGCGAACGGCCTCGCGAGCACCATCGTCTCGTCCGCGAAGACCAAAGGCTTCGCCACCGATTTCACCTCGACCTCGGAGATCGTCGGCGGCATCGTGGACAACCTCAAAATTGTCATCGACGTGGTGCGCGAAGGGATCGACGCGACCGAAGGCTCCGACCCGGTGAGCCAGGACTTGCTCATCGCCGTGGCGGACGGTCTGGAGAAGCAGCACTGGATGTGGCAGGCCCAAGAGGCGTAA
- a CDS encoding ABC transporter family substrate-binding protein produces the protein MRPVGRRAMLLGLTGLPLLASCGLELTRPKLSEDPTRKADPAALRQGGVLRWPLDMFPVNFNYNQADMTGYTAAVIGALMPSSHTSDPHGKIRVNTDYFTAIELREDARQTVVYTINPKAHWSDGSPITWEDLKAQWQAQSGNNPDYQVSSTTGYRDIAAVERGTDDRQAVVSFQRNYADWRSLFSYLYPKSTNDDTAAFNKGWILNLSGFAQTPITAGPFKIGSSDAGQKRLTVVADPHWWGGAPRLDSIVFLELAPDAQIGALQNDEIDFASLGSSAPNLAIAENTRSLDIRTGPNQFLGNLTFNGKPGGVCADMRLRRAVAMGVDRERLVSTLLGAVVAKPEASYNLVFIKGSEGYEDHRAALPYDPEAAAAELDRLGWTQRGPFRAKEGRQLSLRLVIPAQSPSSTNNAKILQQMLAEIGVELVIVPVAVNGFFRDYINAGNFDLTLFSWGHTPYPTDIGSIFGLYPKADGTLDTQQNYGQIGSPEINDLIARMQQELDVEKMLRIGNQIDVKIAEIVHSMSLSQAPANIAARSELRNFGPVGIGDVDYTAIGYIH, from the coding sequence ATGAGACCTGTCGGCCGCCGCGCCATGCTGCTCGGACTCACCGGACTGCCGCTCCTCGCCTCCTGCGGTTTGGAGCTGACACGGCCGAAGCTCAGCGAAGACCCGACCCGCAAAGCCGACCCCGCCGCGCTGCGCCAAGGCGGCGTGCTGCGCTGGCCGTTGGACATGTTTCCGGTCAACTTCAATTACAACCAGGCGGACATGACCGGCTACACCGCAGCTGTCATCGGCGCGCTGATGCCGAGCAGCCACACGTCCGACCCGCACGGCAAAATCCGGGTCAACACCGACTACTTCACCGCGATCGAGCTGCGCGAAGACGCGAGGCAAACCGTCGTGTACACCATCAACCCGAAAGCCCATTGGTCCGACGGCTCCCCGATCACCTGGGAAGACCTCAAAGCGCAATGGCAGGCGCAGAGCGGCAACAACCCGGACTACCAGGTCTCCTCCACCACCGGATACCGGGACATCGCAGCCGTGGAGCGCGGCACGGATGACCGACAAGCAGTGGTGTCGTTCCAACGGAACTACGCGGACTGGCGCAGTCTTTTCTCGTACCTGTACCCGAAATCGACCAATGACGACACCGCAGCTTTCAACAAAGGGTGGATCCTCAACCTGTCCGGATTCGCCCAGACCCCGATCACGGCGGGGCCGTTCAAGATCGGCTCGTCCGACGCGGGACAGAAACGGCTCACCGTGGTCGCCGACCCGCACTGGTGGGGAGGCGCACCGAGGCTGGACAGCATCGTCTTTCTCGAACTCGCGCCCGACGCCCAAATCGGGGCCCTGCAAAACGATGAAATAGATTTCGCCTCGCTCGGCTCTTCGGCGCCGAACCTCGCCATTGCCGAAAACACCCGCAGCCTGGACATCCGCACCGGCCCGAACCAATTCCTGGGGAATCTGACGTTCAACGGGAAGCCCGGAGGGGTCTGCGCGGACATGCGCCTGCGCCGCGCAGTGGCCATGGGGGTGGACCGGGAACGCCTCGTGAGCACGCTTCTCGGCGCTGTGGTCGCGAAACCGGAAGCCTCCTACAACCTCGTCTTCATCAAGGGCTCCGAAGGCTACGAGGACCACCGCGCGGCGCTGCCCTACGACCCGGAGGCCGCCGCGGCCGAGCTGGACCGGCTCGGCTGGACGCAGCGGGGCCCGTTCCGGGCGAAAGAAGGCAGGCAGCTCTCGCTGCGCCTGGTCATCCCGGCGCAGTCCCCCTCGTCCACGAACAACGCGAAAATCTTGCAGCAGATGCTCGCGGAGATCGGGGTCGAACTCGTCATCGTGCCGGTGGCGGTCAACGGTTTCTTCCGCGACTACATCAACGCGGGGAACTTCGACCTCACCCTTTTCAGCTGGGGCCACACGCCGTACCCCACCGACATCGGATCCATCTTCGGCCTGTACCCGAAGGCGGACGGGACGTTGGACACCCAGCAGAACTACGGGCAGATCGGCAGCCCCGAGATCAACGACCTGATCGCGCGGATGCAACAAGAGCTGGACGTGGAAAAGATGCTCCGGATCGGCAACCAGATCGACGTCAAGATCGCGGAAATCGTCCATTCGATGTCGCTCTCCCAAGCGCCGGCGAACATCGCCGCGCGATCCGAGCTGCGCAACTTCGGCCCGGTCGGGATCGGGGACGTCGATTACACCGCCATCGGATACATACACTGA